From Cannabis sativa cultivar Pink pepper isolate KNU-18-1 chromosome 8, ASM2916894v1, whole genome shotgun sequence, a single genomic window includes:
- the LOC115698664 gene encoding receptor-like protein 7, with the protein MALSLLVMMLLKLNVLFHILLLFHHPFGNSVQPSCHEKERNALIHFNESYEIDCRLRPDHYQLHPTTSTWGSNGTDCCLWDGVECDMVTGHVIGLNLDGSCLYGSINSNSTLFHLVHLQKLDLGYNNFTFSPIPTAIGTLSKLQFLHLGSSFFQGEIPSEISLLSKLTHLDLSYNVGGNGPVLVSLLKINPNVRSLFQNLTALDSLFLTSVHITYELSESLTNLTSLTHLGLGSCGLYGPLPPSLGKLTQLNWLNLKENDFTGYIPSSFQNLTKLSFIKIAGNQISGPIPSWFGNISELTFMGFFSNSLSGTVPPSLSKLSNLETLDLGENILSGTLQLDSFLKLRNLTELYLGFNMISLLIDETKIDPNTTLSKFYSLAFANCNLSKFPEFIGHQTNLVLLDLSYNNIVGQIPQTLMSIQTLEAIYLSNNWITGFHNHTIKLPWSSLRMLEMQDNSLQGQLPIPPSSIKHYDVSNNNLSGEIPMSICNLTSIAVLDLSSNNFSGEFPPCLGSMINNDSLIALNLRNNSFHGTIPLECQQESELRMVDFSHNHFQGKLRRPISTCMNLEYLDFSFNQISDVFPTWLGSFPLLKVVLLRANKFHGVIRKPQSTTTEFPRLQIIDVSHNCFTGALPHEYMLIWNAMKAFKLSNLTYMKAWENDTFSFSYELSEYDYSTTFVLKSVATHFGKIPTNLAVIDLSSNKFSGQIPQSIGILKALYSLNLSNNALSGHIPPSLGTLTELESLDLSQNQLSGQIPQQLAELNFLQKFDVSYNNLTGLIPRGNQFQTFENSFEGNQGLCGEPLLKKCENMMLPPPSALNKNVDSDSPIEIDWNFVLAGLVSGFVIGVSLGEIVIPRTRLAWLIYFSRTRLREMMIRG; encoded by the coding sequence ATGGCTCTTTCCTTATTAGTTATGATGCTTTTAAAGCTTAAtgtattgtttcatattctccTACTCTTTCATCATCCTTTTGGTAATTCTGTGCAACCTTCTTGCCATGAGAAAGAGAGGAATGCTTTGATCCATTTCAATGAAAGCTATGAAATAGATTGTCGGCTTAGACCTGATCACTATCAACTCCATCCAACGACATCAACATGGGGATCAAATGGTACCGATTGTTGTTTATGGGATGGTGTTGAATGTGACATGGTGACTGGTCATGTCATTGGCCTTAACCTCGATGGTTCTTGTCTCTACGGCTCTATCAACTCCAACAGCACTCTCTTTCACCTTGTTCATCTCCAAAAGCTTGATCTTGGTTATAATAACTTCACTTTCTCTCCAATTCCAACTGCCATAGGCACACTTTCAAAGTTGCAATTTCTTCACTTGGGTTCTTCTTTCTTCCAAGGTGAGATTCCTTCTGAAATTTCACTTTTGTCTAAGTTGACTCATCTTGACTTGTCATATAATGTTGGTGGTAATGGTCCAGTACTTGTGTCTCTTTTGAAAATAAATCCCAATGTTAGAAGCCTATTCCAAAACTTAACTGCTTTGGATTCTCTTTTCCTAACTTCTGTCCACATCACCTATGAATTAAGTGAGTCCTTAACAAATTTGACTTCTTTGACACACCTTGGTCTAGGGAGTTGTGGATTGTATGGGCCTCTTCCACCTTCACTTGGTAAATTAACCCAACTCAATTGGTTAAACCTCAAAGAGAATGATTTCACAGGTTACATCCCATCTTCTTTCCAAAATCTCACAAAACTTTCCTTCATAAAAATAGCAGGTAATCAAATTTCTGGGCCAATCCCTTCTTGGTTTGGAAATATTAGTGAATTGACGTTTATGGGATTTTTTTCAAACAGTTTGAGTGGTACAGTTCCACCATCATTGTCCAAACTCAGTAATCTTGAGACTCTCGATCTCGGGGAAAACATTTTAAGTGGTACATTGCAGCTAGATTCTTTTCTTAAACTGAGAAATCTCACTGAGCTTTATCTAGGCTTCAATATGATTTCCTTACTCATTGATGAAACAAAAATAGATCCTAACACCAcactttcaaaattttattctCTAGCGTTTGCTAATTGCAACTTAAGCAAGTTTCCCGAATTTATTGGCCATCAAACTAATCTTGTACTGTTGGATCtttcatataataatatagttggTCAAATTCCCCAAACTCTGATGAGTATTCAAACCTTGGAAGCCATATATTTATCCAACAATTGGATAACAGGATTTCATAACCACACAATCAAGCTACCTTGGTCTAGTCTACGTATGTTAGAAATGCAAGATAATTCGTTGCAAGGACAACTACCGATTCCACCATCATCTATCAAACATTACGATGTCTCTAACAATAATCTAAGTGGTGAAATTCCCATGTCTATATGCAATTTGACTTCAATTGCAGTCCTTGATTTGTCAAGTAACAATTTCAGTGGCGAATTTCCACCTTGTTTAGGAAGTATGATCAATAATGACTCCCTAATTGCTTTGAATTTGAGAAATAACTCTTTTCATGGCACCATTCCCCTTGAATGTCAGCAGGAAAGCGAGTTGAGAATGGTGGATTTTAGTCACAATCATTTTCAAGGAAAACTTCGACGACCAATCTCAACTTGTATGAATCTTGAATATCTTGATTTCTCTTTCAATCAAATTAGTGATGTCTTCCCCACTTGGTTGGGGAGCTTTCCTCTATTAAAAGTTGTTTTGCTGAGGGCAAACAAATTTCATGGAGTTATAAGAAAACCTCAAAGCACTACTACTGAGTTTCCAAGGCTGCAAATTATTGATGTGTCTCACAATTGTTTCACAGGGGCATTGCCACATGAATATATGCTCATTTGGAATGCTATGAAAGCTTTCAAGCTGAGCAATTTGACATATATGAAAGCATGGGAAAATGACACCTTTAGTTTTAGTTATGAGCTCAGTGAGTATGATTATTCAACAACATTTGTGTTGAAAAGTGTGGCAACACATTTTGGAAAAATCCCAACAAATCTAGCAGTGATTGATTTATCAAGCAACAAATTCAGTGGTCAGATTCCTCAATCCATTGGAATCTTAAAGGCTCTCTACTCGCTCAACCTTTCAAACAATGCGCTCAGCGGTCACATTCCACCATCGTTGGGGACATTAACAGAACTGGAATCCTTAGACCTCTCTCAAAACCAACTGTCAGGACAGATCCCTCAGCAACTAGCAGAACTAAACTTTCTCCAAAAGTTTGATGTGTCTTATAACAATCTCACTGGTCTTATACCGCGAGGGAACCAATTCCAGACGTTTGAAAACTCATTTGAGGGTAATCAAGGACTGTGTGGTGAACCATTATTGAAGAAATGTGAAAACATGATGCTCCCACCACCATCTGCTTTAAATAAAAATGTTGATTCTGATTCTCCAATTGAAATTGATTGGAATTTTGTTTTGGCGGGACTTGTTAGCGGGTTTGTTATTGGAGTCTCTCTTGGGGAGATAGTGATCCCAAGGACGCGACTGGCATGGTTGATTTACTTCTCTAGAACAAGACTGAGAGAGATGATGATCAGAGGCTAA